CAGACGGCGGTCAGAAGCAACCGATCACACCCCGCAGCGCCCGTGGCGTCAGGACGCGCAACGCGCTGATCGCCGCCGCGCGCGAGGTGTTCGAGCGCGACGGATATCTGGACGCCCGCATCACGGACATCTCCAAGGCGGCGCACGTCGCCTCCGGGTCGTTCTACACGTATTTCAACAGCAAGGAAGAGATCTTCCAGGCGCTGGTCGAGCAGGTGCAGGAGGAGATGCTCCACCCGCACCTGCGCGAGCGCACCGGCATCACCGATCCCCGGCAGCTCATCGACGCATCGAACCGTGAATACCTCCGGGCGTACAAGAAGAATGCCCGCCTCATGGCCCTGTTCGAGCAAGTCGCCCAGGTGGACGAGCAGTTCATGGCGCTCCGCATCGAGCGGGGCAACGCGTTCGCCCGGCGCAACGCGAAGCTCATCCGCACCCTCCAGGAGAACGGCCAGGCCGACACGTCCCTGGACCCGCTGGTCACCGCGCACGCCCTGTCCGTCATGGTGAGCCGCATGGCCTACATGGTGTTCGTGCTCGGTCAGCGCATCCCGTACGAGCGGCTCGTCACCACGCTCAACACGATCTGGGAGAACGGGCTGCGGCTTCGGGACGTCGAGCGCTGATTCCGGCCGCTGCGCACCTCGGCGGTCGGGCGTGGGCCCGCCGGCTACCAACCGCGTGCGGACTCCAGCAAGTGGTCCCTGACCAGGGCCACGTGCGGGTTGTCGGAGGAGCCGGGGCGCTGGACGAGGTAGCCGGTGTTGATGGGCGGATCGTCCGGGTCGTTGAGCAGTACCAGCGCGCCGGACGCCAGTTCGTCGAGGCAGAGGTAGCGGGGCAGCACGCTGAAGCCCGCGCCGCCCGTCACCGCCGCCTTGACCGCGCGCAGGTCCGGCATGGTGACGGCGGGCTTGCAGACCAGGCGCTTGCCGAAGACATGACGCCAGTAGCGGCGGACGATGGGCAGGTCCTCGGCGTACGCCACCAGGGGCACGCCGTGCAGCACCGAGGGGCCGTCGGCGGCGAGCCGCGCCGCCCCGCCGATCCGCTCCGCCCAGCCCGCCGAGGTGACCAGGACGAACTCCTCGTCGGCGAGGGGCACCGAAGCGAGCGCCCGGCCGCGGGGGCGGGCCGTGGCGATCAGCAGGTCGTGCCGGCCCGCGCGCATCTCCTCCAGGAGGTCGTCCGTCAGACCGGTCGCGACGCGCAGCACCACACCGCGCTCCACCAGCGGAGCGATCCGCGGCAGCACGCAGTGGGAGAGGAGCTCCGCCGGTCCTGCCAGGTGCACGGGCTCGGCGGAGCTGTCGCCGCCGTGGCCCGCGACCTCGGCGAGCGTGTCCAGGGGCTCGACGACGCGGGCCGCCAGCTCGTCCGCGAAGGGCGCGGGGGCCGCGCCGCGCGGGAGCCGCTCGAACAGCTCCCGGTCGAGTCTGCGCTCCAGGGACCGGATCTGCGCGGTGACCGTGGGCTGGGACAGGCCCAGGAGGCGGGCGGCCGCGGTGAAGGAACCTGAGCGGTAGACGGCGAGGAAGGTGCGGAGTTGGTTGAGGTCCAGGGAGGCGGTGCCGGGCGGGGCGGCCGGGTCGCCGGGTGCCGGGTCACCCTGCCCGCTCGTGTTGCCGTCGACACCGGCACCGACACCGGCACCGACATCGGAATTTCTATGTCCCATGCAGGGGAGCTTAGGGCGTGCCGATGGCTCCGGCGATCTGCGGGCACGCAGTAGGGGCGGTCGGTGGCGGTCAAGGGTCAGGGCAGCAGCGGGGCCACCCCGTCCGTGACGAAGCGGATGAACCCCTCCGGGTCCGGTTCATCGGCGGTGGGCTGCAGGACGACCGTGTCGGCCCCCGCCCCGGCGAGCCGCCGGACGGCCCCCGCGACGGCCTCCGCGGGCCCGGCGACTCCGAGGCCCTCGATCCCGTCCCACCCCTCGCTGCGGAGCTCGGCACGCAGCCGGGCCGCCGCGTCAGGACCGGTCGCGGCGAGCAGGTAGACCACCACGGGGTGGGCAGCCTCGCGCCCGGCCGACTTCCGTCCTTCGTCGATGAGTTGGCGCGCCCGTCGCACGTCGTCCGGTGTCGCGCTCGCGTCCAGGATGGTGCCGTCCGCCGCCTCGCCCGTGAGCCGCAGCGAGCGCGGGCCCCGCGCTCCCGCGTACACCGCGGGGACGGACGCGGGCGGCCAGTCGAGCGCCACGCCGTCGAGGTGTACGTACCTCCCGTCGGTCGTGACGCGCTCGCCCGCCAGCAGCGCACGCATCGCGTCGAGGTGTTCGCGCAGGAGGGTGACCGGCGACTCGGCCCGTGCGCCCACCTGCCCCATCCAGTCCTGTACGCCGTGTCCGACCCCGAGCATGACGCGGCCGGGGAAGAGGCGGTGGAGCGTGGCCGCCTCCATGGTGGCGAGGGCGACGTTCCGCAGCGGCACGGGCAGCAGTCCCACCCCTACGCGCAATCGCTCGGACCAGGCAAGGGCCGCCGACGCGGCCGCGATGCCGCCCTCCAGGAAGCAGTCCTCCCAGAGCCACAGCTCTTCGAGGCCCGCGTCGTCGGCCGTGCGCACCATGGCGCGCAGGCGCTCGGGGGGAAGTTGGGGGCGGAAGACCACGCCGAGAGTCGTCATGTCGCTTTCCTATCCCGGTCGCTCGCCCGCGATCAACAGGGAATCAGCCTCTTCCTCACCACTTCAGTAAGGGTTGTTGTGCATACGACCATTACTACAGAGTGATGGTCATGAACCAGCCCGACGGACGACAACTCACCATGCCCAGCACAGGCGTTACCCGTGTGCGCCGCGCCGTGCAGACGGACGTACCCGAACTTGTACGCCTGCGGTCGCTGCTCTTCGCGACCCGCGACGAGGCGTACTTCAACTCCGCACCGGACAACGGCGGCGCCCCGGTCCGGGACGACTGGCGCCGCAACCTCGCCTCCGTGCTGGAGGTGCAACTGACGGCCGACGCCGCGCGCATCCTCGTCGTGGACGGCGCACACGGACTCGCGGCCTGCGGGATCGGCACCGTCGAACAGTGGTTCCCGGGCCCGCACAGCGTCACCGGCCGGGTCGGGCATGTGATCGGCGTGGTCACGGACCCCGCGTACCGGCGGCGCGGGCACAGCCGGGCCATCATGCGGACGCTGCTCGACTGGTTCCGTACGCAGGGCACCTCCCGCGTCGACCTGTACGCGTCCGACCAGGGCGAGCCGCTGTACCGGGACCTGGGTTTCGTCGACCACCCCGACCCCGCGCTGTACTGGCGCCCAGCACACCACTGAGCCGCGCGGGCCGAAATCTCCTGAGAGACAGCTGAAATCCCTTAAAAGACAACGGACTTCACCCCACCGCAGCATCATGGGACGAAGCGGAACGGGGGTGCCGTCATGGCTGTTCGCTTCGGTTCGGGTACCGACCGGGTACCGGCATGGGCCTTCGCCGTCATCGGGTTCGTCCTGGTGGTCGGGTTGTTCTTCGGCATACGGGGCGTGGCCTCGCCCGGTGGCGGGGTGCGGGGAGGCGGTGGTTCCCCCGACGGGGGCACCAGTACGGGAACCAGTACCGGCACGAGTTCGGGGACGAACACGGGTGGCGGTGGCTCCGACTCCACGGGTGGGAGCGGTGGTTCGGGCGGGAGCGACACGGCCGGTGGGACGTCGGGCGGGGGCTCGGGCGGAGATACGGGCGGAGGCGGGGATACGGGCGGCACGGACGGGTCTTCCGGAGAGCCCTGGCAGACGGGCGGCTCGGACGGGGACAAGGAGAGCAAAGGCGGCGACGGAGGTGGGGGCGGAGGCAGTCGGGGCGGGACCCCGCCCAGCTGGCTGCCGTGGGGGCCCAAGTCGCCGAACACGGACGACAGGCCGGAGCCGGACAGCCTGTACGACGCGCTCCAGAGGGGCGAGTGCCAACTGCCGTACGACAGCGCCACCCACTCCGACAGGTGGGCCGACGGGTCCACGACCCCGCAGTCTTGGAAGGTCATCGAAGGGCTTGCCGGGATCTGCAAGGCCGCACACGGCGAACGGACCGGGCTGGCGATCGCCTCCCGTGCCGAAGCGGGACTGCGCGCGGGCGGTTATCGGCCCCGGACGAGCGAGTACCACTGCAAGGAGGGTGACGCGTTCACGGTCCTGCAGCGCTTCGTCGCCTACTACCGGCAGCATCCCGCAGAGCAGGTGGTTCTGCGGTCCGCCCCGGCAGGGACCGCTGCCTGCGGGAACAGCATCACCGCCACGCGTGACCCCGTCGCACCCGACGGAAGCGTCGGCTTCGACGGCACCTGGCCCGACGTGCCCCGGGTCGTGGAACTGCGCGCCGCCGAGCTCGCGGAGCCCTTGGTCCTGAGGCCCTACGGCGACGAGAACGAGCGGGAGAAGTGCTGCAAGGGTGCGGTCGTCACCGTCGACCTGCCGGGCCCCGACGGGTTCGGGGGCCGCCGGCCTACGGTGATCGACGTGACGCTCGTGACGAGGAACGGGGCACGGGTGACGCAGCGGGCGGCGTTCACGATCAGCTGGGACGGAATCCCACAGCCTCCCGCGGCTTCGCGCTCGTCCAGGTCGTCCTCCCCGCCGGGCCCCGCCGATCCACGCACCCCCACCCGATGACCGACCCCGCCCCCACACCCCCGGAGCCAGACCCGCCTCCACCCCCTGCCCCTCCCCCGCACCCCACTCCCGCCCCAGCACCCTCCCCCGATCCGGAACCCGCGCCCGACCCTGAACCTCCCCCCACACCGGACCCCACCCCCTCCGACCCCCACATCGGGTGGGTGGAGATTGTCGGGGCCGTCGGCTCCCTCGTCACCCTCCTCACCGCCGTACTCTTCTACTTCGGCTGGGCGAGCACGGACGCCGAGACCAAGGCGCTCGGACTGCGCGACACCGTCTTCCACCTCTCCACCAGCGATTACCTGTTGCGCAGCGTCGGCGCCCTGTACCTCCCGGCCTGGCTCGCGGCCGGCGTCGCGCTCGGCACCCTCGGGCTGCTCCGCTGGACCGCGGGCGAACCGGAACGACTGGCCCGCGCGATCCGTGTGCTGCGGTTCGCCTGGGCGGTGCCGCTCGCCCTCGTACCGCTGTATCCGCTCAGCCCCTGGCTGTTCGACCTCCTGCTCCCGCTCACAGCGATCGGCGGCTTCGCGCTCAACGCGTACGCCCGCACGCGCGAACGCCGTGACCTGCGGCTGTGGGGGCTCACCCTCTTCATCTGCGTGCTGTCGCTGTTCTGGGCCGTGTCGTCGTACGCGGCGATAGCGGGCCGGGGCCGCGCCGAGCTGACCGAGCGGACGCTCCGCGACGAGTTCCCCGCCGTCGTCGTCTTCAGCGAGAAGGACCTGATGATCCGGGGCGGCGGCAGCTGTTTCCGGCGCGTGACCGACAAGGGGAGCCAGTACGCGTACGAGTACGGGGGGCTGCGCCTGTTCCACGTCTCCGGAGACCGCGTCTTCCTCGTGCCGCGCGACTGGACGCCCGAGGACGGCACGCTCTACGTCCTCAAGGAGGGGGACGGTCAGCGCGTCGACCTGCTCAGCGGGCCGGGCCGCGGGGCGAGGGAGTGCCTGGACTGAGAGGTGCCCTGTCCGAGGGGTTCCGGTACTGAGG
The window above is part of the Streptomyces venezuelae genome. Proteins encoded here:
- a CDS encoding TetR/AcrR family transcriptional regulator — translated: MAAQAPAADGGQKQPITPRSARGVRTRNALIAAAREVFERDGYLDARITDISKAAHVASGSFYTYFNSKEEIFQALVEQVQEEMLHPHLRERTGITDPRQLIDASNREYLRAYKKNARLMALFEQVAQVDEQFMALRIERGNAFARRNAKLIRTLQENGQADTSLDPLVTAHALSVMVSRMAYMVFVLGQRIPYERLVTTLNTIWENGLRLRDVER
- a CDS encoding GNAT family N-acetyltransferase, whose protein sequence is MNQPDGRQLTMPSTGVTRVRRAVQTDVPELVRLRSLLFATRDEAYFNSAPDNGGAPVRDDWRRNLASVLEVQLTADAARILVVDGAHGLAACGIGTVEQWFPGPHSVTGRVGHVIGVVTDPAYRRRGHSRAIMRTLLDWFRTQGTSRVDLYASDQGEPLYRDLGFVDHPDPALYWRPAHH
- a CDS encoding LLM class flavin-dependent oxidoreductase → MTTLGVVFRPQLPPERLRAMVRTADDAGLEELWLWEDCFLEGGIAAASAALAWSERLRVGVGLLPVPLRNVALATMEAATLHRLFPGRVMLGVGHGVQDWMGQVGARAESPVTLLREHLDAMRALLAGERVTTDGRYVHLDGVALDWPPASVPAVYAGARGPRSLRLTGEAADGTILDASATPDDVRRARQLIDEGRKSAGREAAHPVVVYLLAATGPDAAARLRAELRSEGWDGIEGLGVAGPAEAVAGAVRRLAGAGADTVVLQPTADEPDPEGFIRFVTDGVAPLLP
- a CDS encoding LysR family transcriptional regulator — protein: MGHRNSDVGAGVGAGVDGNTSGQGDPAPGDPAAPPGTASLDLNQLRTFLAVYRSGSFTAAARLLGLSQPTVTAQIRSLERRLDRELFERLPRGAAPAPFADELAARVVEPLDTLAEVAGHGGDSSAEPVHLAGPAELLSHCVLPRIAPLVERGVVLRVATGLTDDLLEEMRAGRHDLLIATARPRGRALASVPLADEEFVLVTSAGWAERIGGAARLAADGPSVLHGVPLVAYAEDLPIVRRYWRHVFGKRLVCKPAVTMPDLRAVKAAVTGGAGFSVLPRYLCLDELASGALVLLNDPDDPPINTGYLVQRPGSSDNPHVALVRDHLLESARGW